Proteins from one Quercus lobata isolate SW786 unplaced genomic scaffold, ValleyOak3.0 Primary Assembly Scq3eQI_49, whole genome shotgun sequence genomic window:
- the LOC115973000 gene encoding retinoblastoma-related protein-like isoform X2, with translation MSPAALEKMEDAKPSEAASANNSQTDSAAATVDPSEARFSDYCKNGMSLDENTCTQAMKLLKETKHLLQTNVSAFGNGTVDEAERFWFAFILFSIKRLSEKKQGSDDNGYTLCQILRAAKLNIVDFFKELPQFVVKAGPTLSNIYGADWENRLEAKEMQANFVHLSLLSQSYKRAIREFFLTTEANVDKQSAVASASGYVSDYHRFGWLLFLALRVHAFSRFKDLVTCMNGLVSILAILIIHVPVRFRNFKFDDSQLFVKKDGKGVDILASLCNKYQTSEDELRKIMEKANNLIADILSKKPQPASECRIGNLENIDTDGLTYFEDLLEDSSLSSSLGILEKDYDGAIRSKAELDERVFINDEDSLLGSGSLSGGSVNISGVKRKFDSIASPAKTITSPLSPQRSPASHANGNMGVSNSKMVATPVSTAMTTAKWLRTVISPLPPKPSAELKRFLASCDRDLTEEVDTRAKIILFATFPSTAQGEHCMSTNLQSANLMDSIWAEQRKFEALKLYYRVLEAICRAEAQILHASNLTALLTNERFHRCMLACSAELVLATHKTVTMLFPAVLERTGITAFDLSKVIESFIRHEESLPRELRRHLNSLEERLLESMVWEKGSSMYNSLTVARPNLSAEINRLGLLAEPMPPLDAICMHINMNSKFISGGIPPFPSLQKHETSPGQNGDIRSPKRSCPDYRSVLVERNSFTSPVKERLLAFSNLKSKPPPPPLQSAFASPTRPNPSGGGETCAETEINIFFSKITKLAAVRINGMVERLQQSQQIRENVYCLFQQILSQRTSLFFNHHIDQIILCCFYGVAKISQLNLTFREIIYNYRKQPQCKPQVFRSVFVDWSSARRNGKTGPDHVDIITFYNEIFIPAVKPLLVELGPAGATTKTNRVPEVHNNNDAQCPGSPKISPFPSLPDMSPKKVSATHNVYVSPLRSSKMDALISHSSKSYYACVGESTHAYQSPSKDLTAINNRLNGTRKLRGTLNFDDVDVGLVSDSMVANSLYLQNGSCASSSGAPLKSEQPDS, from the exons ATGAGTCCAGCTGCATTGGAGAAGATGGAAGATGCTAAGCCTTCGGAAGCAGCATCGGCCAACAATTCACAAACAGATAGCGCGGCGGCTACTGTCGACCCATCTGAAGCTCGATTCTCCGACTActgcaag AATGGAATGTCGTTGGATGAGAACACTTGCACACAAGCTATGAAGCTGTTGAAAGAAACCAAACACCTTTTACAGACTAATGTTTCAGCTTTTGGCAACGGAACG GTTGATGAAGCAGAAAGGTTTTGGTTTGCTTTTATTCTGTTTTCTATTAAAAGGCTAAGTGAGAAGAAGCAAGGGTCTGATGATAATGGATATACGTTATGCCAGATATTGAGAGCTGCGAAGCTGAA cATTGTGGACTTCTTCAAGGAGCTTCCTCAGTTTGTTGTTAAGGCTGGTCCAACTTTGAGTAATATATATGGTGCAGATTGGGAGAACAGACTAGAG GCAAAAGAGATGCAGGCCAATTTTGTGCACTTGAGTCTACTAAGCCA GTCCTACAAACGTGCAATCCGGGAATTTTTCTTGACAACTGAAGCAAATGTTGATAAGCAGTCTGCTGTTGCTAGTGCATCTGGCTATGTCTCAGACTACCACCGTTTTGGATGGTTGCTTTTTCTGGCACTCCGCGTACATGCGTTCAGCCGTTTTAAGGACTTGGTGACTTGCATGAATGGTTTGGTTTCCATATTG GCTATCTTAATTATTCATGTTCCTGTTCGCTTccgaaatttcaaatttgatgaTTCTCAACTATTTG TTAAGAAAGACGGCAAAGGTGTAGACATCCTCGCATCACTTTGCAACAAATATCAAACATCAGAAGATGAGTTGAGGAAAATAATGGAAAAGGCCAATAATTTAATAGCAGATATCTTGAGTAAAAAGCCTCAACCAGCATCTGAGTGTAGAATTGGAAACTTGGAGAATATCGACACag ATGGTTTGACATATTTTGAAGATCTACTGGAGGACTCATCTTTGTCATCCAGTTTAGGTATTTTAGAAAAGGATTATGATGGTGCAATTCGTAGTAAGGCCGAACTGGATGAGAGGGTTTTCATTAATGATGAGGACAGCTTGCTTGGTTCAGGGAGCTTGTCAGGAGGTTCTGTGAATATAAGTGGTGTGAAG AGGAAATTTGATTCGATAGCCTCACCTGCTAAGACGATTACAAGTCCACTCTCTCCTCAGCGCTCTCCTGCATCTCATGCAAATGGAAATATGGGGGTTTCTAATTCAAAGATGGTAGCTACGCCTGTAAGCACAGCAATGACAACTGCAAAGTGGCTTCGTACTGTCATTTCACCACTTCCACCAAAGCCCTCAGCAGAGCTGAAGCGTTTCCTGGCATCTTGTGATAGGGATTTAACTGAGGAAGTAGATACAAGggcaaaaataatattgtttgctACATTTCCAAGTACTGCTCAGGGAGAGCATTGTATGTCTACAAACCTGCAATCTGCAAATCTCATGGACAGTATCTGGGCAGAACAACGAAAATTTGAAGCACTCAAGTTATATTATAGGGTATTGGAAGCAATTTGTAGAGCAGAGGCCCAAATATTGCATGCAAGTAATTTGACAGCTCTATTGACTAATGAGAGGTTCCATAGATGTATGCTCGCCTGTTCTGCTGAACTAGTCCTGGCAACACATAAGACTGTTACAATGTTGTTTCCTGCGGTGTTGGAGAGGACTGGCATTACAGCTTTTGATCTTAGCAAGGTCATCGAAAGTTTCATTAGACATGAGGAATCCCTCCCGAGAGAATTGAGGCGGCATCTGAATTCATTAGAAGAACGACTTTTGGAGAGTATGGTATGGGAAAAGGGGTCCTCCATGTATAATTCTTTGACAGTTGCAAGGCCTAACCTCTCCGCAGAAATAAACCGTCTTGGACTATTGGCAGAACCAATGCCACCTTTGGATGCAATTTGCATGCACATTAACAtgaattctaaatttatttctGGAGGGATTCCTCCCTTCCCTTCTTTGCAGAAGCATGAGACTTCACCAG GTCAGAATGGGGATATCAGATCCCCAAAGAGATCATGCCCGGACTATCGAAGTGTATTAGTGGAGCGGAATTCCTTTACATCACCAGTCAAGGAACGCCTCCTGGCCTTCAGTAACCTTAAATCAAAgccaccaccacctcctttGCAGTCTGCGTTTGCAAG TCCAACACGGCCAAATCCAAGTGGTGGAGGGGAGACGTGTGCAGAAACTGAAATCAATATATTCTTTAGCAAG ATTACTAAGTTGGCTGCTGTCAGAATCAATGGTATGGTCGAAAGGCTACAACAGTCTCAGCAGATTAGGGAGAATGTGTATTGTCTTTTTCAACAAATACTAAGTCAGCGGACATCTCTATTTTTTAACCATCACATTGACCAAATCATCCTTTGTTGTTTCTATGGAGTTGCAAAG ATATCTCAACTCAATCTGACCTTTAGGGAAATTATTTACAACTATAGGAAGCAACCACAATGTAAACCTCAAGTTTTTCGCAGTGTGTTTGTTGATTGGTCATCTGCACGGCGCAATGGG AAAACAGGACCAGATCACGTTGATATCATTAcattttacaatgaaatttttATCCCCGCTGTAAAGCCTCTGCTGGTTGAGCTTGGCCCTGCTGGAGCAACTACAAAAACTAACCGAGTTCCTGAAGTCCACAATAATAATGATG CTCAATGTCCTGGATCGCCTAAAATATCTCCTTTTCCAAGTCTCCCTGATATGTCTCCGAAGAAAGTATCAGCTACACACAATGTGTACGTCTCTCCATTGCGATCATCTAAG ATGGATGCTCTGATATCACATAGCTCGAAAAGCTATTATGCTTGCGTTGGAGAAAGTACTCATGCATATCAGAGCCCTTCAAAAGACCTGACTGCCATCAATAACCGCTTGAATGG TACCCGGAAGCTTAGAGGCACCCTAAACTTTGACGATGTTGACGTTGGCTTGGTTAGTGATTCTATGGTTGCCAACAGCCTCTACCTTCAAAATGGGAGTTGTGCATCCTCATCAGGTGCACCACTGAAATCTGAGCAACCTGACTCCTGA
- the LOC115973000 gene encoding retinoblastoma-related protein-like isoform X1 translates to MSPAALEKMEDAKPSEAASANNSQTDSAAATVDPSEARFSDYCKNGMSLDENTCTQAMKLLKETKHLLQTNVSAFGNGTVDEAERFWFAFILFSIKRLSEKKQGSDDNGYTLCQILRAAKLNIVDFFKELPQFVVKAGPTLSNIYGADWENRLEAKEMQANFVHLSLLSQSYKRAIREFFLTTEANVDKQSAVASASGYVSDYHRFGWLLFLALRVHAFSRFKDLVTCMNGLVSILAILIIHVPVRFRNFKFDDSQLFVKKDGKGVDILASLCNKYQTSEDELRKIMEKANNLIADILSKKPQPASECRIGNLENIDTDGLTYFEDLLEDSSLSSSLGILEKDYDGAIRSKAELDERVFINDEDSLLGSGSLSGGSVNISGVKRKFDSIASPAKTITSPLSPQRSPASHANGNMGVSNSKMVATPVSTAMTTAKWLRTVISPLPPKPSAELKRFLASCDRDLTEEVDTRAKIILFATFPSTAQGEHCMSTNLQSANLMDSIWAEQRKFEALKLYYRVLEAICRAEAQILHASNLTALLTNERFHRCMLACSAELVLATHKTVTMLFPAVLERTGITAFDLSKVIESFIRHEESLPRELRRHLNSLEERLLESMVWEKGSSMYNSLTVARPNLSAEINRLGLLAEPMPPLDAICMHINMNSKFISGGIPPFPSLQKHETSPANYYSGQNGDIRSPKRSCPDYRSVLVERNSFTSPVKERLLAFSNLKSKPPPPPLQSAFASPTRPNPSGGGETCAETEINIFFSKITKLAAVRINGMVERLQQSQQIRENVYCLFQQILSQRTSLFFNHHIDQIILCCFYGVAKISQLNLTFREIIYNYRKQPQCKPQVFRSVFVDWSSARRNGKTGPDHVDIITFYNEIFIPAVKPLLVELGPAGATTKTNRVPEVHNNNDAQCPGSPKISPFPSLPDMSPKKVSATHNVYVSPLRSSKMDALISHSSKSYYACVGESTHAYQSPSKDLTAINNRLNGTRKLRGTLNFDDVDVGLVSDSMVANSLYLQNGSCASSSGAPLKSEQPDS, encoded by the exons ATGAGTCCAGCTGCATTGGAGAAGATGGAAGATGCTAAGCCTTCGGAAGCAGCATCGGCCAACAATTCACAAACAGATAGCGCGGCGGCTACTGTCGACCCATCTGAAGCTCGATTCTCCGACTActgcaag AATGGAATGTCGTTGGATGAGAACACTTGCACACAAGCTATGAAGCTGTTGAAAGAAACCAAACACCTTTTACAGACTAATGTTTCAGCTTTTGGCAACGGAACG GTTGATGAAGCAGAAAGGTTTTGGTTTGCTTTTATTCTGTTTTCTATTAAAAGGCTAAGTGAGAAGAAGCAAGGGTCTGATGATAATGGATATACGTTATGCCAGATATTGAGAGCTGCGAAGCTGAA cATTGTGGACTTCTTCAAGGAGCTTCCTCAGTTTGTTGTTAAGGCTGGTCCAACTTTGAGTAATATATATGGTGCAGATTGGGAGAACAGACTAGAG GCAAAAGAGATGCAGGCCAATTTTGTGCACTTGAGTCTACTAAGCCA GTCCTACAAACGTGCAATCCGGGAATTTTTCTTGACAACTGAAGCAAATGTTGATAAGCAGTCTGCTGTTGCTAGTGCATCTGGCTATGTCTCAGACTACCACCGTTTTGGATGGTTGCTTTTTCTGGCACTCCGCGTACATGCGTTCAGCCGTTTTAAGGACTTGGTGACTTGCATGAATGGTTTGGTTTCCATATTG GCTATCTTAATTATTCATGTTCCTGTTCGCTTccgaaatttcaaatttgatgaTTCTCAACTATTTG TTAAGAAAGACGGCAAAGGTGTAGACATCCTCGCATCACTTTGCAACAAATATCAAACATCAGAAGATGAGTTGAGGAAAATAATGGAAAAGGCCAATAATTTAATAGCAGATATCTTGAGTAAAAAGCCTCAACCAGCATCTGAGTGTAGAATTGGAAACTTGGAGAATATCGACACag ATGGTTTGACATATTTTGAAGATCTACTGGAGGACTCATCTTTGTCATCCAGTTTAGGTATTTTAGAAAAGGATTATGATGGTGCAATTCGTAGTAAGGCCGAACTGGATGAGAGGGTTTTCATTAATGATGAGGACAGCTTGCTTGGTTCAGGGAGCTTGTCAGGAGGTTCTGTGAATATAAGTGGTGTGAAG AGGAAATTTGATTCGATAGCCTCACCTGCTAAGACGATTACAAGTCCACTCTCTCCTCAGCGCTCTCCTGCATCTCATGCAAATGGAAATATGGGGGTTTCTAATTCAAAGATGGTAGCTACGCCTGTAAGCACAGCAATGACAACTGCAAAGTGGCTTCGTACTGTCATTTCACCACTTCCACCAAAGCCCTCAGCAGAGCTGAAGCGTTTCCTGGCATCTTGTGATAGGGATTTAACTGAGGAAGTAGATACAAGggcaaaaataatattgtttgctACATTTCCAAGTACTGCTCAGGGAGAGCATTGTATGTCTACAAACCTGCAATCTGCAAATCTCATGGACAGTATCTGGGCAGAACAACGAAAATTTGAAGCACTCAAGTTATATTATAGGGTATTGGAAGCAATTTGTAGAGCAGAGGCCCAAATATTGCATGCAAGTAATTTGACAGCTCTATTGACTAATGAGAGGTTCCATAGATGTATGCTCGCCTGTTCTGCTGAACTAGTCCTGGCAACACATAAGACTGTTACAATGTTGTTTCCTGCGGTGTTGGAGAGGACTGGCATTACAGCTTTTGATCTTAGCAAGGTCATCGAAAGTTTCATTAGACATGAGGAATCCCTCCCGAGAGAATTGAGGCGGCATCTGAATTCATTAGAAGAACGACTTTTGGAGAGTATGGTATGGGAAAAGGGGTCCTCCATGTATAATTCTTTGACAGTTGCAAGGCCTAACCTCTCCGCAGAAATAAACCGTCTTGGACTATTGGCAGAACCAATGCCACCTTTGGATGCAATTTGCATGCACATTAACAtgaattctaaatttatttctGGAGGGATTCCTCCCTTCCCTTCTTTGCAGAAGCATGAGACTTCACCAG CTAATTATTATTCAGGTCAGAATGGGGATATCAGATCCCCAAAGAGATCATGCCCGGACTATCGAAGTGTATTAGTGGAGCGGAATTCCTTTACATCACCAGTCAAGGAACGCCTCCTGGCCTTCAGTAACCTTAAATCAAAgccaccaccacctcctttGCAGTCTGCGTTTGCAAG TCCAACACGGCCAAATCCAAGTGGTGGAGGGGAGACGTGTGCAGAAACTGAAATCAATATATTCTTTAGCAAG ATTACTAAGTTGGCTGCTGTCAGAATCAATGGTATGGTCGAAAGGCTACAACAGTCTCAGCAGATTAGGGAGAATGTGTATTGTCTTTTTCAACAAATACTAAGTCAGCGGACATCTCTATTTTTTAACCATCACATTGACCAAATCATCCTTTGTTGTTTCTATGGAGTTGCAAAG ATATCTCAACTCAATCTGACCTTTAGGGAAATTATTTACAACTATAGGAAGCAACCACAATGTAAACCTCAAGTTTTTCGCAGTGTGTTTGTTGATTGGTCATCTGCACGGCGCAATGGG AAAACAGGACCAGATCACGTTGATATCATTAcattttacaatgaaatttttATCCCCGCTGTAAAGCCTCTGCTGGTTGAGCTTGGCCCTGCTGGAGCAACTACAAAAACTAACCGAGTTCCTGAAGTCCACAATAATAATGATG CTCAATGTCCTGGATCGCCTAAAATATCTCCTTTTCCAAGTCTCCCTGATATGTCTCCGAAGAAAGTATCAGCTACACACAATGTGTACGTCTCTCCATTGCGATCATCTAAG ATGGATGCTCTGATATCACATAGCTCGAAAAGCTATTATGCTTGCGTTGGAGAAAGTACTCATGCATATCAGAGCCCTTCAAAAGACCTGACTGCCATCAATAACCGCTTGAATGG TACCCGGAAGCTTAGAGGCACCCTAAACTTTGACGATGTTGACGTTGGCTTGGTTAGTGATTCTATGGTTGCCAACAGCCTCTACCTTCAAAATGGGAGTTGTGCATCCTCATCAGGTGCACCACTGAAATCTGAGCAACCTGACTCCTGA
- the LOC115973011 gene encoding ERI1 exoribonuclease 2-like, with the protein MMALETKETMQRNSEASVKCLQSQGIPYNPRCNGNSIDSFTQLKNEISTHQGVDVDPDRPLGGGFLEPPNDYYSKPTYQHDFGTWSTFQFDSHKVPQCQINAFESQFYPFTVENQFPYVPINMIAQGHPYDFQFQDFQYFVVIDFEATCDKDRNPHPQEIIEFPSVIVSSVTGQLESNFQTYVRPTCNQHLSDFCKDLTGIQQFQVDRGVTLSEALLRHDKWLEEKGIKNTNFAVVTWSNWDCRVMLESECRFKKIRKPPYFNRWINLKVPFHEVFGGVRCNLKEAVEMAGLVWQGRAHCGLDDARNTARLLVLLMRKGFKFSITNSLMWQTTDHSLMWKQSPDQVSFSPNQPQKPKDMQIPIFQHHPYCYCGVKSSRATIKKPGPKQGCIFFGCGNWTVTRGALCHYFEWVSP; encoded by the exons ATGATGGCCCTTGAAACCAAAG AAACTATGCAAAGGAACTCTGAGGCATCCGTAAAATGCCTCCAGAGCCAGGGAATTCCTTACAACCCGCGTTGTAATGGGAATTCTATAGACAGCTTTACACagcttaaaaatgaaataagtaCTCACCAAGGTGTGGATGTTGATCCAGACCGCCCATTGGGTGGTGGGTTTCTTGAGCCACCTAATGATTATTACAGCAAACCTACCTATCAACATGATTTTGGCACCTGGTCGACCTTCCAATTTGACTCTCACAAGGTGCCACAATGCCAAATCAATGCATTTGAGAGCCAGTTTTACCCATTTACTGTGGAGAATCAGTTCCCATATGTTCCAATTAATATGATTGCTCAAGGTCACCCCTATGATTTCCAATTTCAAGATTTTCAGTATTTTGTGGTCATAGACTTTGAGGCTACATGTGACAAGGATAGAAATCCCCATCCACAAGAGATAATAGAGTTTCCGTCTGTCATTGTGAGCAGTGTGACTGGCCAGCTGGAATCAAATTTTCAGACATATGTGCGGCCAACTTGCAATCAGCACCTGAGTGATTTTTGCAAGGATCTTACTGGTATTCAGCAATTTCAG GTGGACAGAGGTGTGACTCTAAGTGAGGCTCTCCTTAGGCATGATAAATGGCTTGAGGAGAAGGGGATAAAGAACACCAATTTTGCTGTGGTGACATGGTCAAATTGGGATTGTCGGGTGATGCTGGAATCCGAGTGTCGATTCAAGAAGATTAGGAAGCCTCCTTATTTTAACCG ATGGATCAACTTGAAGGTTCCTTTCCATGAGGTTTTTGGTGGTGTGAGGTGCAATCTTAAGGAGGCAGTTGAGATGGCAGGATTGGTATGGCAGGGCCGTGCTCACTGTGGCCTGGATGATGCCAGAAACACTGCTCGCCTACTTGTGCTTCTAATGCGCAAGGGATTCAAATTCTCCATTACAAACTCTCTAATGTGGCAGACAACTGATCATTCATTGATGTGGAAGCAGTCCCCAGACCAAGTGTCCTTTTCCCCTAATCAACCCCAAAAACCGAAAGACATGCAGATTCCTATTTTCCAGCATCACCCTTATTGTTACTGTGGGGTGAAGAGCAGCAGAGCGACGATCAAGAAGCCAGGGCCAAAGCAAGGGTGCATTTTCTTTGGATGCGGGAACTGGACTGTCACTAGAGGAGCCCTCTGCCATTACTTCGAATGGGTTTCTCCCTGA